In Periophthalmus magnuspinnatus isolate fPerMag1 chromosome 9, fPerMag1.2.pri, whole genome shotgun sequence, the sequence aaaaaattcTCTACTCTTCGCTTTGTCTATATTTCAAAATACGGCCCTTGATGAAACAACGTTTGGACACCGTGAAAATTCTCAGATGGAGGCCTGGATTCTGTATTATGGGTGAAGATGGACACATTgttagtgtgagtgtgtgtctcaGGTATTACCTGCCGGTCCAGCAGGGCCCTGTGACCCTGGGCTCCCAGATGGGCCCCTTGTCCCTGCATCACCTCGAGGCCCCATGGGACCGGCTGGCCCCTGAGAGCCAGGCTTCCCTAAAAGAAGACACACACAGTCAGCACAGACCTCATCATAAAGAGCCAATGAGAAGGGGTCTTTACCATCTATGCCAGGAAGTCCATCTCTGCCCTTCTCCCCCTGAGGACCTGAAAGAGAATAGGCACAGAACTCATGTTGTCAGCCAAGAATTTCTGTGCATTttaaaagtggaactaaacatttaaaactccaTTCAAAGCCCCATTTCAAACAGAGTTGCTAAATTGcgcaggactaaaggggagagtcaGGGGAAGGGCAGAGTCTAGACAAATAAATGGAAGAGAGGGGCGGGCAGGGcctgaaggactaaaggggaaagtgagaggggaggagcggCAGGGTGTGGAGGACTAAAGTGGAGAGTGAtgggagaggaggggcggggttgGTAAGTTTAAGGAACAGTCTCTAATCAGAGAAATTCCCAATGACACCATTTGACACtacatacactgcctgaccaaaaagAAAGTctccaaaaaaaagtcacacactaatatttcgttggaccgcttttagctttgattatggcatgcatttgctgtggcattgttttgataagatGCAATGTCACGAGATTggtttccatccagtgttgcattcatttttcaccaagatcttgcattgatggaGTCTAACCTCTGCGCAAagatcccaaagattctcaatagggttaaggtctggactctgtggtggccaatccttgtgtgaaaatgatgtctcatactccctgaatcactctttcacaatttgagcccaatgaatcctggcattgtgatcttggaatatgcctgtgccatcagggaagaaaaaatccattgatggaataacctggccattcagtatattcaggtggtcagctgacctcattctttgagcacatactgttgctgaagcTAGACCTgatcaactgcagcaaccccaaactatttgcttagttaaatccaggtggcaactgtttttgaccaggcagtgtactTAATAACTGAGTTgatagaaatattttattgataGCAGGATTTTGTATTTACCAGAAGGGCCTTGCTCTCCAGGAGCTCCCTGTGCCGGCGCTGCCCCCGTCAGTGACACACCTCCTTTAGCCTGCAGTGAGTGATGGGACATAGACCCAGGGGACGTCAGCAGCTGGATCTGAAATAATACCTCACAGTGAAGTTTCAAGGCCAAGCTGTTTAGGTTGATTTGTGGGTTTGTTCTCAAAACAATTACCCAAATCAGAAAGCTGAATGAGCCTCATGAGTCTTTCATGGGTTGCCAGTTCCTACAACTAAAACCTATGAATAAAACTCTCCACATactgagaataagaaaaaaCTTTATGtttcctctatctgcaggttaagaacAGGCAATTcaagttcagttgtgattatagTTATTTTTTAACTCAGTAAAAGCACAGGCTACATGTCCTAcgtttaagtcctgttttagtccttgtcaAGTCCTGGCTTTGCTCTGTCTGTTCTGCGTTGTTAATCTCCCTCGGTTTGATGAGTTTCTGTTATTGGGCAAATACTGGGTTGAGCAAAATGTCCTTAATCTTGCTGGTGTGTATGGTAAAGTTATTTTTGACATGAGTCTACTTATCGTGTGATAAATTCAAAGAATTATTATGATGTGATGTACCTTAGTCTCGAGTGAGGAGAGTCTGTCCCCCAGAGCAGAGAGCCCGCTGCAGTTGGCACAGGCTGCAAAACACAGTTATCTAGGGTCAATATAAATACATGGTTTTCATCTGCAAGACTTTTATTATGCAGCACAGAAGGTGGAAATGAATAGAACATCAGGGAAACCAAGCAACCACTACACAAGAGACTATATCAATACAGAAGACAATCAAATTTAGGCATGCAGTCTGCTGTCCACCTTCAAAATCACAAAGTATTCATTTGAAAACAGTGAGGTGCAGGTTTCAAGCAGAGAAAAAATTTGGTTGGCAAGTGGAgcaaagaagctatttttgtaatGAAAGAGAATCTCTCTTTGAACAGAAATTAAACCTTCCTGATCCCTTGGAATATGGAGACAGCAAGTCAATGCTAAACAAGTACTTAAGTATGTTGAAGGTGAGGCAGACAATATGCAATAGAAGCATAACAACCCATTAATGGGATTAGTTAATAAAGAAAGGAAGGTcagtttcactctaaaactcctTTCTTTGAGGCTGGGGGTTTCAGTGCTTTCGGTAGGCGGGTTCTGGGGATTGATTGTTACTATAGAGGTTatgtagatgacatcacaccatTTCTCATTTTTAGAATGAGTTTCAATGACAAGTAATGAAAATCTCATCTCAATATTCTGTAAAAGCTTAAAcagatgtaaaatgtaaaaaagctgCTACAGTTTAATAAGTCTACAACTCTaatgctaaatatttagtttgtatctaacatctaaaacaagaaaatcaagtcaACAGCAGAAAACCAGTGAACACTTAAAGGacagggacactgcagacacactcgcatttatcactgatacacACTGCTCAGGCACAGAACCAGTCAATCTCCTCAATCACTGAACCAGTGATTGAGGACATTAATTGTTGTGGAGCGAGTTCAAGTGTCCTTTATCTCCAAGGCTAGCTAAGCCTTGCACCGTCACAGCAACAACAAAGAAACTACTTTCAGTTTATATTTTGCTGTATAAACCAAATTACAGCTAAAAATGCTCCGTGGACAAAAGTTAGGcaacaaaaagcaaagaaacacaatTAGTCTGTTAAGCTGCCTATAGTCCTACAACAAGTGCTATTCACTGGGAATTTTGAGATGCATTTTTTTGAGCTGAGAGTTGTGGTTCTTACTGTAGTCGTGCTCAGGGTTTTCGGGTCCTGGTTCTTACTATAGGAGGGTTTATGGGTCTGCGGGTTCTAGTTCTTACTATAGGCAAGTTCAGGAGTCCGGGTAGAAGGCTTCCTCAAGTTGGGTGCTTTCCTCACAGCCTCCTGTGCTGCACGTAGATCTCCTCGGTCTGCAACATACAAAAACACGACtaagaatataaaacatatcaaCTTGTTCAACGTTGAAATCATTTGATTTGCTAGCACATGTGTGGCCACTCCTCTGTCATAAGCTGCATTCACACATTGACCCCAGTAAACTGCAGTCTGCTCTATTCACACTTAACCAGGCAGTTGGCTCTCTACATTCACTCACATAGCAATGCACTGCTGTATCATTTACACTAAATAAGAATGGAACATAACTACGTAGCATAACCAGGAAGCCATGTAGCATAACTAGGAAACCAAGCTCATAACAAAAGGAAACCAAACTTCTAACCAAATAAACCAAGATCTTAACCAAGAAAACAAAatgtcgaatgccttctccagatccacaaaccACATCTGGACTgcttgggcaaactcccatgagcctgctttgccagcagatccaactcacaatcaggtggtgatcggttgacagctctgcccctttCTTCActcgagtgtccaagacacgtacccaaaggtcagatgacacgatgacaaagttgatcatcgacctccaacctaggatgtcctggtgccacataTATTGATGgacccttgtgctcaaacatgttcgttatggacaaactgactaggacagaagtccaataacaaaacaccactcaggttcacctcagggaggccgttcttcccgatcaccCCTCTGTGCACTATACAGTACCCTTCCCAGAGACTCCAAGAAGGCAGGGTACCCTGCACTACTGTTTGGCCCGTAGCCCGACAAACAGTGAAAGACCTGTCCCGCCAACTTGAAGGCGCAGGAgttcactggggtgaactccaacatgtggtagctgagctgtggggctaTAAGCCCACACCAGTTTGCCACCTCTCCCCATGGCAATGCCAGAAAAGTGGagggtccaacccctctcaaggagttggatACCAGAacccaagctgtgcatggaggtgaacccgactatatctagctggTACCTCTTATCCTCCTACATGAGCTCTTCTCCCCCACAGCCAGATGCTATGCCTGTAGATCAGGTCACCGAGACAACAGTCCTCGACGGCTGTCCAGTCCTCTTTGCACCCAACCCCTATGAAACCCTCTGCAGGTGGTGAGCCCAGAAGAGAGCGGACCCACGGTTCTTCTTGTATAACAATTTATAGGGGTATTGTAAACTGCTTTTAGTCTGACCCGTCACCTAGGACCTCTTTGCTAGGggagaccctaccaggggcataatGCCCTGGGCAACATAGCTCCTAGGATCATTCAATTACAAACCACCATAAAGTGGCAGTTCAACAGGGAGATTTTCACCATATTAAATACATAGAGCAGCTGCCCTCATGTTACTGCTAACATACACATTTAACAGTTAGGCTGGCATCAAAGCGTATTTAGTCAAATAATTTATGAATGACAAGGACTGAAATTAATGGTAACAATAGTTCCCTgtcagttatgttttgttttattagtttaacCTGTTAACGATCTGACGGCCCACCTCCACACTGTCACCCCTACTTtaacaactttacagcaatgaaCATATACTTCTGcttcacccacacaaacaatctacacatcaagtGAAAGCTACAGTGCTCATCTTTTCgaatattgaaaaaatgttCACCGCAGTGCTGaaaggaaagccgtttttacagaaaagccagaaatttggatttggacttcattTACCTTTAAGGGCAcagttctgtcaaacatcaacacatTCCCAGAATTCTCATTCATACAGCTCCAGAGAATACATTCCAGTGAAGAAATTATatccacaaaataaattacatcCTTCATGTTGAATCTGCggcaggaaagtattccaaacatgaaatctgctcacttttttgcatttcttttgttgatttcaggcataataaacttcagaCAGCACTTATGCTAAACACATGCGtgagcttgtgattgacaccaaggctggccaataaggtgggggttgtgggttactggagccccagacagggagtcagtgctacagatgactgaaagtttacgccccactcccccccttgtagaatcaaccaattacattacacacggtTAGTGACATTTTTATCTTACAGCCAATAGGCAGCAGAACACAACGATGTATCACACGACAAGTTTTTTTCTAAACAGACAGAGAACGGCGTGTGCGCAAAGAAAGTGAGTGAATCCAGTGactctccgtgcagagaaacacttttaatcCACAGTGTTTGTGAAATTTGTCAGTGTAGCACGTTTCATCGATTTGCAAACAGACAGCACTTCAGAATCACACTGCTAgtgatcaaacatttatgtaaatttggcaagctgaatgcattctgtactgtacaggagacattgcacggaggagattgattaaCAATGGTCTAAAGTCCCTTagtcaatcaggacgcagaacacaatgcacgttcaatATGCTgtgaaaaaaagcatgcaaaactgcaccaaaaaaatctgcgaaacagtgagcccgcaaaaggtgaaccgcaatataacaagggaccactgtattttatattttcacatAATGGTAGGTAAACTACCAAATTCAAGTTCCAGTGTGCATTCAAAGCATGCACACTggaacatttgtgtttagctgtatgaattacacttaatttgtctattgtttgcattagcatctcatctgtgctTTGATTGACACCTAATTTGACAATCAAAATTGGTTTTGCAGATCACTGAAGCCCCAGATCACAGAATGTTTATgctctctctcactgttgtaGTATCAACCAAATACTACACATTACCCATTACCAATGCCGATGAGCTGCTGAACAAGACAATGTATAGTTTCACATGCTTCACTGTATACAGGTAGAGTACAGTGTAGAGATGCAGCTCCACCTCCGTGCATAAATCTTGCATCATGGTGCgttgtttactgtttttgtttgatgATTATGGATATGTATATGACATAATATTAAATCATCCCCTCTAAATTTTATACTTTCTTCTtactaatgtgtttgtgttttttcttaggCACATGGGTGACTTTGACCTTTCAGATGCGCTCATCAGCTATTACGAggttttgaacaaaacaaagaaatgataCAAGACATTTTTGTAGATCAAAGGGTAAATTCCCTGTATGCACCAAAAGGCCTCTTGAAACAAGAAACTCTTGTCTTGGAgctggcagaggcaggagccaTCAGAACACAGCAGGAAGAAGGGAGCAGGGAGAAGCATCATCATCTTGTGTACATCAACCTGGGTGGTGACAAGACACAAGGCAGGTTGAAGTGCAGGAAGTGACAGTGACCAAAACTCTAATGAAATGTTTAATCCATAACATACCCCTGTGCTTCCAGAGACAAAGAGACTCCTATTATGACTGGAACACAAAAGACAAGCAAtagtcatgtacagtgtgttttcagtttgcacaCTGTGTGTGGaatttgtaaatatatacagtggctggcaaaagtattcatctccctggaactttttcaaattttgtcaagtcacaaccataaatttaaataattttaaattagCAATTTATGTTAATaagaaacacaaaatggtacataaatgtgaagtagaaagaaaattacacattatttccagataaataaaaataaaataaaatacaaaactgaaaagtgcaacTAGCAAAAgtaagtcaatactttgtggaaccaccttttgctgcaattacagctccaagtcttttggggtatgtctccaccagctttgcacacctacagacagaaatttttgcccatttttcctggccaaacagttcaagctctgtcatATTTGATGGAGGCCGTTTTTGAACtgtagttttcagatcttgccacagattctcaattggatttaggcCTGGACTTTGACTGGCCACTCTaaaacatgaatatgttttgctttaaaacgttccattgtcgctttggctttatgtttaggattgttgtcctgctggaaggtgaacctccgtCACAGTCTTAAGtctgcagactccaacaggttttcttccaatattgccctgtatttagctccatccatttGTGTAGTGTacgactaatagttgtcctTCCAGGGGGccaccatgggcctcctggctcatctctgatgagtgctcttcttgtttgttctataagttttggtggatggccatgtctgggtaggtttgcagttgtgccatactctttccatttccaGATGATtgattgaacagtgctccttgacATGTTCAACACTtggaaatctttttagatccaagccccgctttaaacttcaccacaactttttctctgacctgtttggtgttctcctttgatttcattttgtggtttgcttcccaacactcacacaacaaacttctgtggccttcacagcacaactgcatttatactgagacaagattacacaaaTGTGGACTCTTAttcattaggtcaacattcaatctttccaaaatcatcaggcaacttctaaaagcaattggttgcattcaagaaaaagggggctgaatacttttgcatgctgcacttttaagattttttttttttttttaaattggaaatcttgtaaaatacttccttccacttcacacttgtgtgccattttgtgtttctcattcacataaaatgctaagaaaatgtatttaaatttgtgatcgtgacgtgacaatatgtgaaaaagttccaggggggtGAAtgcttttgcaagccactgtatttattttgacccagaccacttgttttgactatattttatatacaaatatacattttatgtgtTTTGACATACTATGTCTTTAAGTGTaagctttcagtagagccctcaatAATGTCTGTGGATTGaagcattcaaaagttattgtattttttccaaacattctccaaatgtctccatttggataggtttggatACATTTGGATACACCAAAAGTCCCTCCAAAAACACCTGACTTTACTAATAATACAATGAGTGTACAAAACTAatttttatagatattgtcctcaaatttgaaatgtaagaggtcaacaatattttcagttgagacgtagtgtatttttgtccccagctacctactgcagctttctacaccttcatttcaacaaaaaaattaggcgaggatgagaaaaatattttttttttatgtgcgtTCCAAAGTATCTAAATGCTTACCAGACATACTTAAAATGATTTTGATACCTGTGGGTAACATTATTGGGTGTTACCAtgacaaagaccccaaacttgtgtatgtactactgagggttcaatgttcattttaatttggagaggtcagaacaaaggcaatttcataAAAATGACCCAGAATTGTAAGGGATTAAATATGTTCAGTCTGCTTCTCGCTCTAAAACTTTATGCAGAACTGATTCTGGGTGATCTGATGtcatttccgggtgagtgcattctgttttgcgagttgtatatctagggtctctctcctgaaattgttaatccacgaatccttacagttttaaaagcagtttttaaCATTTACACTAGGgcccctctatctctcggttcagcctgaactagccgactagcatcatggctaaaccttcctcctcttctctctctcagggacgtggaactgcctgcagcttccacgcaGTGTtatcctggagccagactgggtgacatcgaggggaatcttaggcttttaaagaaaagtaagaataggtaccgccggatcgttatacacaCAGGAGGTAATGATACTGGGTGCgctcagtcagaggtggttaagttacagatagcggCAGTCTGTGAAAGTAAATGTCGGAGTgcgtgtacttctctggccccctcccaacctacaacaattgtgaaatgtacagccgcttttcagcagtcaaccagtggttgaccaattggtgcccgcagaatggtgtcgtcttcatagataattggagggcatttgaggggaagcctaggcttatacgtagagacagcatccatcccacgcaggctgggtCTGCCCTGTTaactcagaatatgattgctagtctagattgaccaggtaaaactagcacgcagaatagctcagggaaccACAGctatagtgacgttagggagcagtttagaccagtgaagcacagctcagtcagagggaacagctccaaacagacagagactgtgtgtgccccacatacaaaaagcacaaataaaacacccctaaactctgacaaggaagctgtcagatctcataacttaataaaaataaataaatgtgccgcaaataaacaaaatgataagtgtgtaaaatgtggactgctaaacatcaggtctctttcctccaaatctcttttaataaatgaactaattggtgaccttaatattgatctgctaGCGCTACCTGAAACAGGACTtcaggaaaatgattatgttagactaaacgaatctacaccatcaactTTAAACCATGAACTTTCaaagtgcccggagcacaggtcgaggtggtggtgtggccatcatctctcattccagtctaattctcagccccaaacccaactatacatacctctcctttgaaagcctcgcactctccattatgtgccccaattggaaaaaccaaaaagctgttatatttataataatttatcgacctcctggtccatatgccgacttcctgacagagttttctgatttcatttcaagtttagttttgaattgggaaaggattgttacagttggagatttcaacatacatgttgataacggcagtgattgcctcagtaatgcttttggcgcgctcctggatgggatcggtttcccccagagtgtgaataagacGACTCACTGTCataatcacactctagatctcgttctaacctatggtattgagattaatgatctaattgtccttcctcaaaacccta encodes:
- the LOC129456512 gene encoding EMI domain-containing protein 1-like, which produces MGKLEYSLPAGWSCRCWWRRTLVVWIAAVLWVSSTADGTWKDKEQSSAGVQRSVYHKRNWCPHMVTKTVTCKVHNGTVLQRVYQSCRWPQGCSGGSYRTVVRPSYKLVYRSVTSLEWKCCPGYSGAACTDQDRGDLRAAQEAVRKAPNLRKPSTRTPELAYTCANCSGLSALGDRLSSLETKIQLLTSPGSMSHHSLQAKGGVSLTGAAPAQGAPGEQGPSGPQGEKGRDGLPGIDGKPGSQGPAGPMGPRGDAGTRGPSGSPGSQGPAGPAGNT